The sequence below is a genomic window from Desulfobulbus oligotrophicus.
CCGATGGTGACACAGTTTGAAGCGGCCAGGCGTTTCAACTGCTCCGCTGTCAGCATGGTCAGCACAGACTCGAAATGCACGGCCTCTGCACCAATCTCCTCCACCAGCTGTTGCCGTTCATCCGGCTGTTGTTGTTTTAAAAAGCTCAATAGTTGCTGCATGGCTGTCCAGCGCCGGTTCTCTGAAGCGAAACCGGATGGCAGAAGGAACCGTTGCTGCCCGCCATTCTGCAACCGAACCCTTACCTCCTGTTCTTTTCCGCTCCCCAGCAGGTTGATGACTTTGTCGTACCAGTACAACGTGTTGCCGACCAGAGCCTGGGTAGCAACATAGACCACAAACGGCAACCCCATGGACTCCATGATGGGCAGCACTGTCTGCTCGTTACCGCTATATCCGTCGTCAAAGGTGACCACTGCAAAAGGTCGTTCTGCGTGGTGCCCGTCTGCAAGTCGCGCCACAGCCGCATCCATGGAGATGACATCAAAATGCTGCCGCAGATACTCCATCTGCCGGCAAAAGTCTGACTCCCGCACCACGGTCCAAGCCGGTAACAGACAGGTGTCGGGCAGCACCTCATGGTACATCAGGACAATCCCGCCCGCAGCTGCCAGCCGACGGATCCCAAAGAACGCAAGAGCCTGCGGAAAACAGAGGCTGCAGAGCCCACTCTTAACTCCCACCCTGTCGATACCTCACTATCTTCCTGAGCATGGTCTTTGCCCGTTGCCCGCCTTGCCGCAGCCCGGCACGCCAGTTGCGCTGATAGATGACCAGCTGGTACAGGGGTCGGGCCTCGGTTGTCCAGGTGCTCTTGTACCCTTCATCACCCTGAAGAAAGTTGAACTCCTGCAAACCTTTCGTGCAGCAGGCCTCTAATACATGCATAACCAGCACTGCACCTGGACTCCAGTGACCGAATGCCGGATCATGGGCAATCTGGTAAGCGAAAAACCGTTGTCCAAACTCAAAGCCGTATTGAATCGCAATCAGCTTGTCCTGGACAACAATAGCATAAAAAACGCTGTTGTCGGAATGAGTGACCAACCATCTGTGCAGGTGTTCCACGTGAGGACCGGCAAAGGTACTCTCCAGCTTTCGTTCACCGGAACGTTTGGCATGTAGATGCAACAAGGCATCCAGTAACTTTTGTTTAGAATCCACATCAACGGCGACAATAAACTCACCTCCGCCCTTTACTATCCGACGATATTTTTTCCGGATGTTGGAACGACTTTTACTCCCAAGTTGTCCAAACACTCCTTCAAAATCAGTGTCCAAAGATATATACGGCTGCACTGACACTTGATTTTTGGGCATACCCCAGGCCTCAAGTTCATCCTCAAGGATAAAGGAGAGCACCAGCCGATCCCAGTGACTGTCAGAGCCAAGGTGCTGTTTTATCGCAGTAACAGCTCGACCTCGATCGTCTGGTGCACAGATAAGTCCCAGGGGATCCGGATAAAAGGCAGCACCGAGATAGTGGAGATCGCGACCGCCAAGGATGTTGGCTGTGCTGACCAGAGGGAGCACAGCGATAACACGATCCTTTTCCTTCACCTGCAGAACAACCGGTCGCTCAGACGAAGTCAGCCCGCTACTCACTGCAGCCAGCCAATCCCCGGTACAAAAAAAACTGGGATAGGCCATGGCCTGAGCCAGGGTGGTGCAGATCGGCCAGATATCGGGCAACCTGTCTTGATTGAGTTGTTCAACAGAAAGTTTTCCACTCACAGTGAACATGCTCCTTGAAATTCATTCATAATCTGTTGATAGACCGTCAAATAACGCTGTGCCATGGCTTCACTTGAATACTGCGCACGTACCCGCGCCCTTGCTCTCTGCACCCGAATCTTTGCCTGTTCGCTGTTCTCCACAAGGGTCAGCAGGGCATCCCTTAGTGGTGCCACCTCACCGGCCGGTACCAGCAGACCACACTGACCATGGTCGAGCACTTCGGGAATACCGCCGACCCTGCTGGCCACGATTGGCAGGCCTGCCTCCATGGCTTCGAGCAGCACCATGGGCAGCCCTTCAGTCAAGGACGGCAGCGCAAAGATGGAAAAACAGGAGAGAAACCGTGTCCCATCATCAACAAAACCAGGCATCCTCACCCGTGCGGACAAACCAAGCTGTTCCACCAGCTGTTCAAGTTCGGGGCGTTGCGGCCCCTCACCAAGGATCACCAGACAGACATCCCGGCCCATGGCCACAAGCTCGCCCACGGCGCGGATAAGAAACAGCAGCCCCTTTTCCTCTGACAGACGGCCCAAAGCCACAATAGAGGTTCCCTGCCCGACAGAGTCGAGGATCTCCTGCCCTAGAGGCGGCTCGGAAGACTCTTTGTCTGTATCTGCCAGGGGGATACCGTTATTGATAACATGTAACCGATGACCGGCAATGGCCTGCAATCGCGGATGCGAACGCATGACACTGTTCACAATCGCCACTGCCTGTGCCCGCCGCAAACACAGGGCATCAAGCCACTCGTACACCATCATCCGGGACAGACCACCGGTCCAGGTCCAGCCGTGTACCGTAACCACCAGAGGCAGTCGCCGCAGTCTTCGGGGCAGCATACCCAGGAGGATGTTCCCCTTATAGCCATGGGAGTGCAGAACCTGCACACCCTGTTCTCTGGCCCAGCCAAGCAGATGCAGTGCCCCGGCCAAGTTGAAACCGGCGCGCATCCGAAAGGGCTGAACCGTCAATCCCCGTTTCCGGGCCTCCACCTCCACTGCCTTGTCCGGCATGCCGATCTCACCGATACTGGCCAGAATGGGGGTCAGGCCCAGCTCCTCCTGAGCTGCCATCAGGTGCAGCAGCATGACCTCGGCTCCATACATGCCGCCACTGTCAAGTACATGGAGAATACGCACTACAGCTCCGCTCAGTTGCCGGTGGGCCTGATGGCGGCCATGGCTTTCTTCACTCCACCCACCACACCGGGCATCTGTTCTTTCATCTGATCCTTTAACCAGCGAAGTGCATACAGTGTACGGCCCCTCCAGGTGGAACTGTAAAGCGTTGTGGTGGTGTAAAAAGACGGCTCATCGACAAATCTCTGCTTATAGCCTGTATCCCAGGGAAACATATGAAAGAGTCTTACCTGTGGAAAATGTACGGGCAGGTCTTCAAGAATATGGAGCATAAGCAGGTGAGAAGGACTCAGGTGGGCGAACTGCTCATTGTAGGCCACCTTTGCATGGTGAAAAATATCTTTATCCACATAGCCGAACTCACCAGCCACCAGCACGCCATCAATCTCCAGGCCATAGAGATAAATCTGATCTGTTGTTGACATAAGCCGGATAAGATCAAGGTAGTACTGTTGTATTGCCGTATCGGTGCAGGCAATGGCTGTCCTGGACTGCCCCTTCCACCCGGAGGCCTCAAGTTCCAGAAACTTCGGCCAAAAGGTGAGCACCTCCTCATCCCTCAACAAAAAATACCGGACATTCTTTTCCCTGTTCAACCTGTTGGCAGCGTTTTTAAGATTTTTGCGCAGGTTGCGTGACAACACCTGTGTAAAATACTCTGCAAAGGTGCCCTTCAAAAAAATGGCATAGGTTGGTTCTGTTACATTTTTCCAGAGACATCCACAGCCAGCCAGCCGGCTCTCGGTAAACAGGTGGGGCATTCTGCAGAACGAATAGGAGAAGCTGTGGGTAAATATATCCCAGTCAGTTTTGGTGGCCACCAGGGCGTTAAGCAGGGTCTGCTGAACAACCTCTGTATATTCCACTGCAATCAGCGGGGGAGCAATGAGGCTATGATCGTTAACCAGGTTGGAGAGTTCGCGCACACCGCCGCTGTGATGCCTCAGCACCAGGGGAAGAAGACCGATAAGTTTTTCCTCTGCACGCACAGTGTAGATGCGCACAGCATCCGGTGCGGCAAAATGTGTATACCACATCCGGACATACTCAAAAGAGACAAAAAAAGACCGGATATCAACACGATGATACAGATCGGTCCACTCCTCTTTGCATTCGGTCAGTTCTTCTTTACTGGTAATAACATGAAAAGACGTGTTCATAGGGTTCATCCGTACCATACATTCACAATCCGGTTTTCTCTTCCACAGGTATCATAGGAGAGGAAAGAGTTGAGGTCAACCTGTTGTCAGCAATTGCCTGTAAAGAGCCTGATGCGCCTGTATGGAGGTGTGAACGGCAAAAGGTCCGTTTCTGAAACTCTCCAGTGCAGCTCTGCCGAGCTGGGCAGCCAGGTCCGGCTGTTCGATCAAGCGTACAATATACTCTGTCAACTGCGATACATCGCCCACCGGCACCAGATAGCCGGTCTGACCGTGGTTGATCAGCTCGCTGTTACCGCCGGTGGCTGTACATACAGTGGGCTTACCGCAGCCCATATATTCAATAATGGCATTGGACAACCCCTCAGACTCTGAACACAGGACACAGACGTCAAAGTATTTCATCACAGCCACCGGCTGGGGGACACTACCCAGGAAATAAACATGATCGGCCAGACGCAGGTGCAGTGCCAGGGTCATGATTTCGGCAACTTCCCGTGGCCCACCACCCCCGACAATGACAAGCCGGGCCTGCGGACACCGGCTGCGGACCTGTGCAAAGGCCCGCAGCAGATCGGGATACCGCTTGATCGGCGAGATATTGGCCACCATGCCAACAATCGGATCGTCTGTCCTGATTCCCCACTGTTCCCGAAAACCAGGCTGGGCAGGCTGGAGAAAGGTCGCTGCCTCGCAGCTGTTTTTAATCACCGTCACCTTAGCCGGTGAAAATTTTTCCCGTCTGCAGGTATTGTCTTTCACAGCCTCGGAGTTGGCCACAATCTGATCAACAAACAGGTTAGCACATTTGAGCGCCAGCAACTGCCAGGGCCGATACCAGAACCCCATGTCCCGACGGGAGGTGATCACCTTAGCCCCACCAAGCTTACAGAAGAACGGCGCCAGGATGGCGGCATCGTTAAAGAAGATATGAACAATCCGGATGCGCTTTTTGCGGATAAAACGGGCAAGCCCGATCATCCGCCGCAGGGTGCGGACACTGGCTAGTCGATGGATCTCCAACGACCGCATCTCCTTGCCAAATCCCTGATCATCCCCCTGGTAATTCTTCTCCCGCCTGAACACGGTAAAGTGGAGATGCCACTGCTGCAGATCAAGGTTGGTAATGAGTTCATGAACCTGCCGCTCAGTACCACCTTGCGGCCCGACGAAATAATCCATCAGAATGAGCAGCTGTTCTGGCCGGGAAATACTCATTACGACTTGCTCCGACCTGTCGGCATAAGGGCTTGGACTCTTTGCTTGACTCTCCGCAACACTGATACGACGTTGAACGGCAGGGCTGTCAACAGGAGGAGCACAGACGATTTCCATCCCTTTTCAAAGCCACTGTCTTTCTGTTCCTCGGCAACCAGTGTTTTGGCTGCCTGCAGTTCCCCTTCCTTCAGGTATTCGAGCAGGAGCTGGGTGTTATTCTCCCTGATTCTCCTGGTAATGGCAGCATCAGAGGGTCGATACGGGCTGGTGGAGGGGACATACACCTCCTTATAGAGCGAGCGGTTAGTTTCTAAAGATATGGAAGCCTTGTTCTGTGTTTCCCGTGGCCCGGAATGGGCCCTGTTCTCCACGGTCGGTGTATCCATAAATAAGACATCGCACCTCTCGCTGAGCCGGCAGTAGAAGTAATAATCTTCAGACATCTTCACATGGGCAAAGCGCACCTTGGGCTGCAGGCAGTCCCGATGGATGAGGCTGGTCCAGCAGGCTGCACACACGCTGTACAGCAATGGTTCAAACAGGTTGCCTGCATAGATGGTAAAGGGCCGGCCTGCCCGAGTGATACCGTAGTCTCCGGAGTTGTAGGCATGCGGATAAAAGGTGTGCCAGTCAACATCATCCATACTGATACCGCTTGTTTGCTCAACCCAGTACTCCAGCCCCTTGACAATGATGATGTCTTTGCCGTCACTCGTATAAAAGGTGGAGTGCACAACCCTGTACTCCGGGAAGGCGTTTAAAACCTGAAACTGCAGCGAAAGCTTGTCCGGCAGCCACAGATCATCGGAGTCGAGAAAGGCGATCCATTCGCCGGACGCCTCCTGTAAGCCGCGATTGCGTGCCGCACCGACCCCCTGGTTTGCCTGATACACATACCGCACATCCTTGCCGAACTGCGCAACCACGGCCCGGGTATCATCCGCAGAGCCGTCGTCAACCACGATAATCTCCAGCGAGCAGTCTTTGCTGTCCTGGTTGAGGACACTTGTAATGGCCTCACCAACAAGGTGCGCCCTGTTATAGGTGGGGATAATGACACTCACGCTGTTCATAGGTATACAGTTGTCTAAAGGTTAAAGAACACTCCAACAATCGGCAATAGCGAACCTGCCGGCGTCGCCGGAGTCCACAGGGTGTCTGTTCATCTTCGTCTGTGGTCATCAGATACAAACGGCTGCTCAGTTTGAGAGCCTATCCTTTGCGCGGGCTCCAGACCACGATCTTCTTGCCCAGGACGAACTTGATAAACGCATGGGCTGCCGCCATGTTGATAATACTGAAGTAGTAGGCCAGGTAGAGCAGACGGTTTCCCCTGCCAAACCTTTCCAGTATGGGAGAGAGCACTGCACCGAGATAGAAGGCCGCCTGCCCGAGCAGGGTGATCACAAACAGCGGCCCCTTATCAAGGAGCGCCAGGTTGGTGAGCAGTGCACCCAGTAAAAAGAGAAAACTCAGGTAACGGAGAATCTTGTGCGACCAGAGCTGCCATGAGTAGACCAGATCACCCCCCGGCAGAAACAGGCGCCGCATATCATACAGGGCCCACAGAGCCCGCAGCGAAACCCGCACCCGCATACGGTACTCGTCGGCGGCGGTGGACAGGGCATCTTCACACAGCAGGGCCTCCGGCTCGTACACCACCCGATACCCCTGATCAATAACCGAAAGCGGCAGCACAAAATCGGGAAGCTGATCAGCCTGCATCGGCACGTAGAGTGAACGGCGGACCGCATCGACCCCGCCGTCAACACCCACAATCGAGCCGATTTTTGTTTCCCGGAGGCGGATCATGTTCTCATAGCGCATATAGGCGGAACAGCCGTCACCGATGACACTGCCGTCCGGATTGGTATAGATCATCTTGCCGGTGACATAGCCGACCTGCGGATCAGCAAAGTTGGCAACCAGTTCCCGGAGTGCATCCGGATGATGCAGGGAGTTGGCATCGGAAAAAAAGATGATCTCACCGCCTGCCTCCCGGATCGCCGCGTTCAGCCCCAGGGTCTTCCCGCCCCGGGGTTCCTGCCGCAACAGTCGTACCCCTTCTTCTGCATAGTCTTTGACAATGCTGTCGGTACCGTCGGTGGACCCGTCGGAAACAACCAGAATCTCCAGTTTCTCCCGGGGATAGTTCAGAGCCAGCTTGTTGGCTATGGTCCTGCCTATATGCTTCTCCTCATTGTAAGCGGGAATGATAACAGTGACCATGGGTTCAAACGGCTCTTTGCGGATCGGCCGGGATCGGACTGTGCCCAACAGCCTGACCAGGAGCGGATACCCGGCATACACATAGAGAACAAGCGCTACTGACAGAAAAAACAACATACTCAGCATACTCTTCACCTCTTGGTCGCCGATGCCTGGCCGACAAAGTCGGAAAAAACAGGATAAAAATCAGTGGCAAACCGCGTCAACGCCTCCTTACCTTCGGCAACAGAAACCCCTTTTAAAGGAATACTGATGCGAACAAAGGCATTGGACGCCTCCTGACCGAAAAGTTTGGCCTGTACCGCATACACCTTCTGCATAAACGTGCCGGCTGCCATCTTACGGCCTGCCTGAAACCAGTACAGCAAGAGATCCTGATCACTGTTGCGTTCGGCCGTCACGGTCGTATACTTCAACACCAGATCACCGTCCGGATCCTGGATGGTTCGCGCCACTGTCTGTTTGTTGCGCAGGACCCATCCCTGTCCGGGAAAACAGACCAGCGGATCGTGGGCAGCCCCTACCTTGGCTAAAGAGTGATAGTAGCCGATGTACAGTTCCACAACTGCATGCCCGTTGGAAAACCTGCGGAAGAGGTGGTCATCGAGATAGAGCGCTTCCCGTACGGCGGCGTCCAGCGGAATATCGCCCGCCGCCTGCCAGTCACCAACAGTGGTGAAGGCTGCGGAAAGCGGAGTAGTAACATGATATGATGCCACATTGCGGGTGATTTCAACAAGTATACCGGTCACCAGCAGCAGTACCACCGCCACAGACACCCGTACCCAGCTCAGCGATCCCATAGGGCAAGCCCTCTTTGCAGCATGTACAGCAGACCAAGGGCTGCGCCAAACATCGCTGCCCCGAAAAGAGTGTGCACAGAATCATCGGTCAGATCGTACTGAAAGAAATGCAGGACCAGGATGGCGGCAAGGACCCGAAAACAGTTCACCAGCACAGCCATCGGTAACGACAGGATCACCAGAAGTGTACGCAGGATGTTCCGGTTCAGCAAAAAATACCCCATGATAAGACTCAGCGTGACCAGGCTCATGAGCGAACGCAGACCGCTGCAGGCCTGCACCACCTCAAGCGTACGGCTGGACATCTGGATAATATTCCCGTTGCGATAAATAGGGATATCAAGCCACTGTGCAAAATCGACACTGACCTTGGAAACAAAGAGCTGTAACGGCACGGTAACAGAGGCGTAGACCTGTTCCGGCACAGGAATCATAAAAAACAGCAGCAACAGTGGAAACAGCAGCGTCCGCATTGTCTGCCAACCGGCCACGAACAGGATGAGTGCACCAAAGGTCAACACCATAAACACAGCGGACAGGGTGGCGTTTTCGGCAAATCTCGCCAGCACATACCCCAGACAGAACACAGGCAGCAGCCAGCCCCCCATCCGGGACGGGGTAAGAGGCCGGCCAGGCAGTTCTGCCTGTGTCCGCCACGCTATGTACAGCGCCACGGGCGGGATGAGCAGTCCGTGGGCATAGTCGTCGGACCCGACCCAGGTTTGCCAGAGGGAGTACCACACTCCGGAAAAGGTGAATGCAACAGCACCGCCCAGCAGAAGTATCTGCAACAAGACAGTTCTGTTGACCTGCTTACCTGGCATGTAACCGGTGGGAGGTTCCACGTTGTTCATTGCAGACTCAGGCGTACGGTGTGGTTTACTGTGGCTGAAAGGGTTTGGCGGGATTACCGATGAGCAGTGTCTGCGCCGGCCAGGACTTCTGCACCACTGCCCCTGGATACACCTTTGTGCCCTCTTCCAGAACCACACCCTTGGTCACAAATGCCCGGGCTCCGATGTACACATCCCGGCCGATCGATATGCTGCACGTTTCCCTGGTCTCATCCTTTGGCGTTTGCCGGGAGATATCCAGGGTATGGAAATCGGTATCCATCAGTGAGGCATCTTCAACAAGCACTCCATCACCGACATGGATTGCAAATCTGCTGGAAAACCGTGCCGACACCAGACTGACGTTGTTGCCGATGGTGATGCACGCCTCCGGGGCATTGGTGTACAGTGTGGTCATGTAGGCGGCACTGCCGGGCAGAGCACTCACCACACAGTTGTCCCCGATGGTCACCAGGCCGGGCCCCTTGATCGACAGCCAGCAGTCCAGGCGTAACCCTTCTCCCACCTGGATACGGGGATTCTTCCGATGGATGAATCTGAAAAGAGCCAATCGCATCCGTGAAAAAAGTGGTGGTGTAAACCTAGTCATTTTTCATGCGTTCTCATCTGTAAAAGATTGGCGATCGGCAACGGCCTCCGGGCCGGATTGCCAAGGACCAGATACCCGGCGCCGACTGATTGCCGGAACAGTACTGAGCAGATACCCAGAACCGATCCCTCTCCCAGACTGCTCCCCGGCAGGACCATCGACCGGCCGCTCAGCCACACATGGTCGTCGATGCTGATCGGTGCAGCAGGCAACACGGTGTGCCGGTCACTACGCACCACCGGAAAAGAGAACGGAACATCCTGCAGCAGAACCGCAGCGGCAAGGATGCAGTCTCCCAGTCGGATCTCTTCGGCGCAGCGGATGGTCACCCCGCCCAGGGAACACCGTTCACCGATAACAACCCTGGCCTCTCCGGTCAGGGTGTGAATGTGCAGGCGCTCAAAATTATTCACAAAAACAGAGCAGTCCCTGCCGATGTGGACCCGGCCTCTTCCAGTGATACAGACCCGGGTGTAGCAGAAAAAAGGGAAATCGATCTGCACCCTGCCGAGACTGGTCAGGCGGAACCATACAATATAGAAACATCCCCGCACAAAGGCCCGCAGCATGGTAAGTGTTGCCGCAGGTTGCTGACGGAAGTGCTTCCACAGCTTTTTCAGCTTTGTCGTTGCCACAGCAAGAAGCCTTAGCGGTCGTTTTGAACCTGTGCCGCCTGCACAAGAACCTGAACAAGCTGCCGGGCAAGGAGCCTGCCGCCGTCTGCATTGAGGTGTTCGCCGTCGTCGGTGTACTGCGGCACCAGCGCATAGGCAGCCTTTCCCTTATGCTCAAAGGACTCTCGTGCGCCGTCCGGGTAGGTGGATTCTCCCTTGGCAATATCGTACAGCGGATCTTGTGCAAATTGCGTTCGTACCAGCGTATTAAACGCTTCCCTGGCCACGTTGTCCGCCAACCCGGTCACTGGTTTGCCGATGACCCGCTTGACCCAGGCCTTGGGTCCGGTTTGAATCTGTCGCAACGGCACGGTTGTGTGGATGATAACCATCTGGGGAAATGTTTTTTTCAGGTGCGCGATCAACTCCTGATACTCGGCAAACAGACCATTGATATCTGTATGCTGATCAACATCCAGATAACAGAACTTGAAAAAAGCGATGTCCGGGGGGCTCTCCTTATAGGTATCGAGCAGTCGGGAAAAACTGTTCATCTTCCCGGACGGATCGGCATTGGTGCCGATAAACGCGTGGTTAACAGCCCCCTTTACAAGGGCTTCTCCATTACCGATCCTGTTGACCCCAACGGTCTGGTCACCAAACTGCAGATGACGCAGGCCGTCGAGAATATTCATACCAACGGACTGATGGCCGAAAACAATTGTCTTCTGAGCCAAAACAGACACATCCTGTTCCGATCCATGCATAGCACCGTCCACACTGTTCTGACATTGACCTTCTGCTGCCCAGAGGAAAAAAGGCAGCGCAACCAGCAACTGTAACAACCATGTATGCTTCATATCCTGATGTCTCCCTCACACAGTAGTACCCGGTATAGGTGCAAACCGGAAATCGGTTAACAGCCGTTTCAACCGGGATGCTGTTTTATCCAGATTACAGTAATGCCGAAACCTTGATTTCCAGCCGGCATTATTCATCCGGGGTTGTTCAGGATCCACTTCCCAGGGATGCAGATAAAAGATAAACGGCTGCTGTTCCCGGCTGTTGATCTTTCGTAACGCCATCCTGGTGAACCAGTAGGGAAAGATCCGGAAATAGCCGCCACCGGATACCGGGATGTTCTGCCCCAGAGCGGGCATGGTGGACATGGGATATTCGACGAGATCGTGGTCCGGCCATTTAAAACGAAACCGGGGCGCATCCGGAATACCGTACTGGTCGTGCACCACAGGGAAAATCGATGAATCCCATGTAAAACCCAGCTCCTGCAAAATATCCAGGGCCCAGAGGGACCGTTTGGTTATCGAGTAGGTGGGAGCCCGATACCCGGTGATCGGTTGCCCGGTGATGTTTTCAAGGATGTCCTTTGCCCTGGCAGTATCGGCCCGAAACTCTTCCGGGGTGAGATCATAGATCTTTTTGTGGGCGTAACTGTGGCAGCCAAGCTCATGCCCCCGGGCAGCGATCGTACGCACCATGTCCGGATACCGCTCTGCAGTCCAGCCAACCACGAAGAACGTGCCTTTAACCCCGTGCTCATCAAGCATATCCAGCAGGAAATCGACATTTCGCTCAACCCGGGAGACGTAGCCGTCCCACTTGCCCGGCGACACGATCCGTTCAAAGGCCGCAACCTGAAAGTAGTCTTCAACATCAACGGTGAAATAGTTGATCATCTGCTGCTGTGACTCCGACATTTTTTCTTACCTGTGCAGAAGAGTGGCACGCAGTTCATTCTTCCGGATCTTCCCGGAGGTTGTTTTCGGCAGGTCGGCAACAAAAACAACCTCATGCGGTATCTTATACTGCGGCAAATATTTTTTACAGTGAAGCTTCAGTTCTTTTTCACTGCACGCGCATTCCGGCCGCAGGACGACACAGGCGCAGATACGTTCATCAAGGATCTCATCCGGAACACCGAACACCGCTGCCTCGTGCACGGCAGCATGCTCGGCAAGCACGTCTTCTATCTCTTTCGGACCGATGCGGTGCGAACCGGACTTGATCAGATCGCTTTTACGACTGACGATGTAGAGAAAACCCTCCTCATCGTATTGCGCCAGATCACCGGTCCACAGCCCTTCCGGCCGAAGGACCTCGCGGGTCTCCTCAACACGGTTCCAGTAGCCGGCCATGATGTTTTCACCACGGGCGACAATCTCGCCGATCTCACCCGGCAAGACCAGTTTACCGTCTTTGTCCAACACCTGCAGCTCGACACCGGGAATGCCCTTCCCAATGGAGCCCGGCTTGCGCTCAAGCTCTTCAGGGGGCAGGTAGGCAAGTCGGGCGCAGGCCTCGGTCTGGCCGTACATGATATAAATGGCGCTTGCCGGAAAAATACCCTTCAATCGTCTGGCCAGCTCCGGCGACATCGCTGCCCCGGCCTGGGTAAGATACCGCAGCTTTGGAAAGGAAAAGGAAGCGATTGATGACCTGTTTAAAAGCAGGGCATAGGTTGAAGGCACCCCGGAAAATCCGGTGACCTCGTGGTCGAGCATCTGCTGCAGGATCGTGTTCGGATAGAGAAAACTCTGGTTCACCACCAGGGAGCCGCCCACCGCCACATGGGTCAGCAGAATTGAGTTGCCGTAGGAATAAAAAAAGGGTAGCACGGCCATGACCCGGTCCGACGACTGCAACCCGAGGTACGACACAATGGAGGTTGTGTTGGCGATCAGGTTTGCATGGCGCAGGACAACGCCTTTTGGTTTGCCGGTGGTGCCGGAGGTGTAAATGATCTGGGC
It includes:
- a CDS encoding polysaccharide deacetylase family protein, producing MGVKSGLCSLCFPQALAFFGIRRLAAAGGIVLMYHEVLPDTCLLPAWTVVRESDFCRQMEYLRQHFDVISMDAAVARLADGHHAERPFAVVTFDDGYSGNEQTVLPIMESMGLPFVVYVATQALVGNTLYWYDKVINLLGSGKEQEVRVRLQNGGQQRFLLPSGFASENRRWTAMQQLLSFLKQQQPDERQQLVEEIGAEAVHFESVLTMLTAEQLKRLAASNCVTIGSHTHGHELLIQLQPEEIGATVQTANRLLSEIIGDPPAHFAYPNGDYNELVVEQIKKAGYSTAVTTTGGIWSAHNSLYEIPRVGIGRFDSRARFRALVSGYLP
- a CDS encoding GNAT family N-acetyltransferase, which codes for MSGKLSVEQLNQDRLPDIWPICTTLAQAMAYPSFFCTGDWLAAVSSGLTSSERPVVLQVKEKDRVIAVLPLVSTANILGGRDLHYLGAAFYPDPLGLICAPDDRGRAVTAIKQHLGSDSHWDRLVLSFILEDELEAWGMPKNQVSVQPYISLDTDFEGVFGQLGSKSRSNIRKKYRRIVKGGGEFIVAVDVDSKQKLLDALLHLHAKRSGERKLESTFAGPHVEHLHRWLVTHSDNSVFYAIVVQDKLIAIQYGFEFGQRFFAYQIAHDPAFGHWSPGAVLVMHVLEACCTKGLQEFNFLQGDEGYKSTWTTEARPLYQLVIYQRNWRAGLRQGGQRAKTMLRKIVRYRQGGS
- a CDS encoding glycosyltransferase, which produces MRILHVLDSGGMYGAEVMLLHLMAAQEELGLTPILASIGEIGMPDKAVEVEARKRGLTVQPFRMRAGFNLAGALHLLGWAREQGVQVLHSHGYKGNILLGMLPRRLRRLPLVVTVHGWTWTGGLSRMMVYEWLDALCLRRAQAVAIVNSVMRSHPRLQAIAGHRLHVINNGIPLADTDKESSEPPLGQEILDSVGQGTSIVALGRLSEEKGLLFLIRAVGELVAMGRDVCLVILGEGPQRPELEQLVEQLGLSARVRMPGFVDDGTRFLSCFSIFALPSLTEGLPMVLLEAMEAGLPIVASRVGGIPEVLDHGQCGLLVPAGEVAPLRDALLTLVENSEQAKIRVQRARARVRAQYSSEAMAQRYLTVYQQIMNEFQGACSL
- a CDS encoding GNAT family N-acetyltransferase; amino-acid sequence: MNTSFHVITSKEELTECKEEWTDLYHRVDIRSFFVSFEYVRMWYTHFAAPDAVRIYTVRAEEKLIGLLPLVLRHHSGGVRELSNLVNDHSLIAPPLIAVEYTEVVQQTLLNALVATKTDWDIFTHSFSYSFCRMPHLFTESRLAGCGCLWKNVTEPTYAIFLKGTFAEYFTQVLSRNLRKNLKNAANRLNREKNVRYFLLRDEEVLTFWPKFLELEASGWKGQSRTAIACTDTAIQQYYLDLIRLMSTTDQIYLYGLEIDGVLVAGEFGYVDKDIFHHAKVAYNEQFAHLSPSHLLMLHILEDLPVHFPQVRLFHMFPWDTGYKQRFVDEPSFYTTTTLYSSTWRGRTLYALRWLKDQMKEQMPGVVGGVKKAMAAIRPTGN
- a CDS encoding glycosyltransferase, coding for MSISRPEQLLILMDYFVGPQGGTERQVHELITNLDLQQWHLHFTVFRREKNYQGDDQGFGKEMRSLEIHRLASVRTLRRMIGLARFIRKKRIRIVHIFFNDAAILAPFFCKLGGAKVITSRRDMGFWYRPWQLLALKCANLFVDQIVANSEAVKDNTCRREKFSPAKVTVIKNSCEAATFLQPAQPGFREQWGIRTDDPIVGMVANISPIKRYPDLLRAFAQVRSRCPQARLVIVGGGGPREVAEIMTLALHLRLADHVYFLGSVPQPVAVMKYFDVCVLCSESEGLSNAIIEYMGCGKPTVCTATGGNSELINHGQTGYLVPVGDVSQLTEYIVRLIEQPDLAAQLGRAALESFRNGPFAVHTSIQAHQALYRQLLTTG
- a CDS encoding glycosyltransferase family 2 protein, which codes for MNSVSVIIPTYNRAHLVGEAITSVLNQDSKDCSLEIIVVDDGSADDTRAVVAQFGKDVRYVYQANQGVGAARNRGLQEASGEWIAFLDSDDLWLPDKLSLQFQVLNAFPEYRVVHSTFYTSDGKDIIIVKGLEYWVEQTSGISMDDVDWHTFYPHAYNSGDYGITRAGRPFTIYAGNLFEPLLYSVCAACWTSLIHRDCLQPKVRFAHVKMSEDYYFYCRLSERCDVLFMDTPTVENRAHSGPRETQNKASISLETNRSLYKEVYVPSTSPYRPSDAAITRRIRENNTQLLLEYLKEGELQAAKTLVAEEQKDSGFEKGWKSSVLLLLTALPFNVVSVLRRVKQRVQALMPTGRSKS
- a CDS encoding glycosyltransferase family 2 protein; the protein is MLSMLFFLSVALVLYVYAGYPLLVRLLGTVRSRPIRKEPFEPMVTVIIPAYNEEKHIGRTIANKLALNYPREKLEILVVSDGSTDGTDSIVKDYAEEGVRLLRQEPRGGKTLGLNAAIREAGGEIIFFSDANSLHHPDALRELVANFADPQVGYVTGKMIYTNPDGSVIGDGCSAYMRYENMIRLRETKIGSIVGVDGGVDAVRRSLYVPMQADQLPDFVLPLSVIDQGYRVVYEPEALLCEDALSTAADEYRMRVRVSLRALWALYDMRRLFLPGGDLVYSWQLWSHKILRYLSFLFLLGALLTNLALLDKGPLFVITLLGQAAFYLGAVLSPILERFGRGNRLLYLAYYFSIINMAAAHAFIKFVLGKKIVVWSPRKG